ACACTAAAGCTTGCCGTATCTCCATTGAACTCGTTCAAACGAAAGTCATAGATATTAATATCTCGCGCTTCACGCGGTACTTCAATTCCTTCACGAGCGTACTTATATAACGGCTGTCCTTGATATTTTAGCGCTGAAAACATGGAAGGCACCTGTTTAATAGGTCCTCTAAATGATTCCATTTTGCTTAGCACGTCATCTTTCGTTATTGTTACATCGCGCGTTTCTACTACCTCACCTTCCGAGTCGCTTGTCGTGGTTCGCTCACCAAATTTAGCAACCACATCGTAAGCTTTATCTGTATCGAGTAAAAACTGAGAAAATTTTGTCGCTTCACCTAAGCAAATAGGCAACATACCTGTGGCTAAAGGGTCCAACGCACCAGTATGCCCCGCTTTTTGAGCGCCAAAAATCCAACGCACTTTTTGCAGTGCATTGTTTGAAGAAATTCCCTGAGGTTTATCTATTAAAATAATACCGTTTATCGCACGGCCTTTACGACGCCTAGCCATTATTCAGCCTCTGACTCACCACTATCTTCTTTTTTGCGCTGATCTTCTTGAACCACTGTCTCAACTAGATTCGAAATGCGCATACCTTCAACTAACGACGTGTCAAACACAAAACGAATATCAGGTACGATACGAGACTTAATGCGCTTACCAATTAAAGAGCGCACAAAACCAGCTGCTTTATTTAAAATATCTACTGATATTTTTACTTTTTCAGGATCTTGCTCATACAAAGTCACATACACTTTTGCATACGACAGATCACGAGATACATCAACGCTAGAAACTGTTGTCATTCCTAAGCGGGGATCTTTGATTTCTCGTTGTAATATTTGCGCAACTTCTTTTTGAATTTGTTGCGATACACGGTCAACACGTGAAAATTCTTTTGCCATTTAATACTCCAATTTAATCTTTATTCTCAAACCAGATAACGTCATGATTTCTGGTAAGGATCTGTTGACCTGTCTCACTTTCTTTAAAGTAATACAGGTCAAAAGACCCAGAAATAACTAAGGGGGCAAGTCAAAAAACTAGCCCCCTTTAATATGTTAGTGCTTAAGTAACAATTATAAAGTACGTTTTACTTCGATAATCTCAAATACTTCGATCATATCGCCAACTTTAACATCGTTGTAGTTCTTAACACCGATACCACATTCCATACCGTTACGAACTTCGCTCACATCGTCTTTAAAGCGACGTAATGATTCAAGTTCACCTTCGTATATAACAATATTGTCACGTAGTACACGAATTGGGTTAGAACGTTTCACTGAACCTTCAACAACCATACAACCAGCAATTGCACCTAGTTTTGGTGATTTAAACACGTCACGAACTTCTGCTAAGCCCATGATTTCTTGTTTAAATTCTGGCGCTAGCATACCAGTCATCGCTTGCTTAACTTCTTCAATTAGGTCGTAAATGATGCTGTAGTAACGTAAATCGATAGACTCTGATTCTATTACTTTACGAGCAGAAGCATCCGCACGTACGTTAAAGCCAACAACAATTGCGTTAGACGCAGCTGCTAATGTTGCATCAGTTTCAGTAATTCCACCTACACCGCTACCAACAATTTTAACTTTAACTTCGTCTGTTGAAAGTTTCACAAGTGCATCAGAGATTGCTTCAAGTGAACCTTGTACATCAGATTTAAGTACAACATTAACTTCTGAAACATCACCTTCAGTCATGTTTGCAAACATGTTCTCTAGCTTAGACTTCTGTTGGCGAGCCAGTTTAATATCACGGAATTTACCTTGTCTAAACAATGCAACTTCACGTGCTTTTTTCTCGTCTTTAACAACAGTAGCTTCATCACCCGCTTGTGGTACACCTGATAAACCAAGAATCTCAACAGGAATTGATGGACCAGCTTCTTTAATCTCTTTACCGTTTTCGTCTCGCATCGCACGAACACGGCCGTATTCAAGACCACAAAGGATGATATCGCCTTGGCGTAACGTACCTTCTTGTACAAGTACTGAAGCAACTGGACCACGGCCTTTATCAAGACGAGATTCAATCACAACACCTGAAGCCATCGCATCTTGAACTGCAGTTAACTCAAGTAATTCAGACTGAAGCAACACAGAATCTAGTAAGTTATCAATACCTTCACCAGATTTAGCTGAAACATGACAGAATTGCGTATCACCGCCCCAATCTTCAGGGATAACATCATGTTGAGCAAGCTCATTTTTAACACGATCAGGATCCGCTTCTTCTTTATCAATTTTGTTTACAGCAACAACCAGTGGAACACCTGCTGCCTTAGCATGTTGTACAGCTTCTTTCGTTTGTGGCATAACACCATCATCAGCTGCGACTACTAAGATAACAATATCTGTTGCTTTAGCACCACGAGCACGCATTGATGTAAACGCGGCGTGACCTGGAGTATCAAGGAAAGTGATCATTCCCTTGTCAGTATCAACGTGATATGCACCAATGTGCTGTGTGATACCACCTGCTTCACCAGATGCAACTTTTGCTTCACGGATATAATCAAGTAATGATGTTTTACCGTGGTCAACGTGACCCATTACTGTAACTACTGGAGCACGTGTTACTGCTTCACCAGTTGAGCTACGATCTGACATTACGCCGTCTTCTAGTGCATTTTCGTTCACTAATTCAACGTTATGACCCATCTCTTCACAAACTAATGCAGCTGTGTCACGGTCTAATACTTGGTTAATCGT
This is a stretch of genomic DNA from Flocculibacter collagenilyticus. It encodes these proteins:
- the truB gene encoding tRNA pseudouridine(55) synthase TruB, which gives rise to MARRRKGRAINGIILIDKPQGISSNNALQKVRWIFGAQKAGHTGALDPLATGMLPICLGEATKFSQFLLDTDKAYDVVAKFGERTTTSDSEGEVVETRDVTITKDDVLSKMESFRGPIKQVPSMFSALKYQGQPLYKYAREGIEVPREARDINIYDFRLNEFNGDTASFSVHCSKGTYIRSLIDDLGEALGCGAHVTVLRRTKVGHYPYEKMMTIEALEALRNKATDEEVDLGTYLDELLLPMDGAAFMLDQVVVPNEVLTPFRNGNPVTATLTASTELVRVNDESGLFLGVAELKHMTLSPKRLVNYAAE
- the infB gene encoding translation initiation factor IF-2 — translated: MAEVSVEKLAEDVGTTVDRLVTQFEQAGIVKKPGDQVNEDEKSKLLTHLNKAHGGEGTEPKKMTLQRKTKSTLSVGGAGKGKAVQVEVRKKRTYVKKSVLDEKQLEEQAAQEAQRLAEEQAKREAEEKAKREAEAKRKAEEKAKRDAEEKAKREAAAKDKQETQPAEEVQEADNLTEEEKALAEKIRLEQVEATRKKTEEEAQRAIEEARRLAEENAKRWEEEEAKRKYAEEHEKEEDIHLTTSTYARQAEDEQDVQEEKRARRKKKKKGQEAEAVKPKGRKGKIKTPSSLQHSFQKPASPVERVVKLSETITVAELASRMAVKAAEVIKTMMKMGEMVTINQVLDRDTAALVCEEMGHNVELVNENALEDGVMSDRSSTGEAVTRAPVVTVMGHVDHGKTSLLDYIREAKVASGEAGGITQHIGAYHVDTDKGMITFLDTPGHAAFTSMRARGAKATDIVILVVAADDGVMPQTKEAVQHAKAAGVPLVVAVNKIDKEEADPDRVKNELAQHDVIPEDWGGDTQFCHVSAKSGEGIDNLLDSVLLQSELLELTAVQDAMASGVVIESRLDKGRGPVASVLVQEGTLRQGDIILCGLEYGRVRAMRDENGKEIKEAGPSIPVEILGLSGVPQAGDEATVVKDEKKAREVALFRQGKFRDIKLARQQKSKLENMFANMTEGDVSEVNVVLKSDVQGSLEAISDALVKLSTDEVKVKIVGSGVGGITETDATLAAASNAIVVGFNVRADASARKVIESESIDLRYYSIIYDLIEEVKQAMTGMLAPEFKQEIMGLAEVRDVFKSPKLGAIAGCMVVEGSVKRSNPIRVLRDNIVIYEGELESLRRFKDDVSEVRNGMECGIGVKNYNDVKVGDMIEVFEIIEVKRTL
- the rbfA gene encoding 30S ribosome-binding factor RbfA, whose product is MAKEFSRVDRVSQQIQKEVAQILQREIKDPRLGMTTVSSVDVSRDLSYAKVYVTLYEQDPEKVKISVDILNKAAGFVRSLIGKRIKSRIVPDIRFVFDTSLVEGMRISNLVETVVQEDQRKKEDSGESEAE